One Gemmatimonadaceae bacterium genomic region harbors:
- a CDS encoding response regulator, which translates to MRMGRVGGIRLRMVSVALLCALPLVALGVYRLTTNARHEERMLRTEMENAANMAAARVDERLRTADALLVALAATVSTEPSRRQSNEQALVRTLANAPSPISNLFLLDTAGTLLAAARTLGPTGDSVRAFANRGYFNIVRQARGLVVGEIRRSMALADRPWVVVLARAIPDASGQFAGVVSLTVRLDSLLSATHMASNLGSPLVTIFDSSGVVLALSEGADSIVGQQRFPAGSLHDSSGSGDLRDLDGQIRLTGFTRTTTAPWMIRLGMVPSARDARLNAGMREDAALLFLAISLAVLMAYLVGLRVTQPIAALANAARAFERGETGTRAVVAGPREIRLLGSAFNQMAETVERRTAALADSERRYRFLFDSNPLPMWAWDADTMQIMAVNDAAVETYGYERDLFQSLRIDRLLDPSELERFRGARLPFSENRQNAGTWLHRTASGRQIEMEVVTTSSRRLGRASWLSVGIDVTARRESERALARSEDQLRQVQKMEAIGTFAGGISHDFNNLLTGILGYCDLALSDLSADSDTFRDISEVRALAVRGSDLTRQILTVSRKQVVQVERLDPNEVVRSLDRLLRRIVGAHIDLETRLSDAVGTMRADVSQLEQVLLNLTSNARDAMPDGGTLRIATQVVTAADATDRELSAGHGWIRITVSDTGVGMPAEVRARIFEPFFTTKDRGKGTGLGLALAYAMVEQAGGIVRVESEPGMGTTFSMFFPRLDAATSLPESDNAPPPLPRGSETILYAEDETSVRNVATAVLERQGYRVLEAANGESAMALSRAFPGHIDLLLTDVVMPGMSGRELAETIRRLRPGIRVMFASGYSDDEALLGDVRQNPQTFLQKPFAVHELVRRVRGALDLSSHTE; encoded by the coding sequence ATGCGCATGGGACGCGTGGGTGGCATCCGGTTGCGAATGGTCAGCGTGGCGTTGCTGTGCGCATTGCCGCTGGTGGCGCTTGGCGTGTATCGGCTCACCACCAACGCGCGCCACGAAGAGCGCATGCTGCGCACGGAGATGGAGAACGCCGCCAACATGGCGGCGGCGCGGGTCGATGAGCGCCTGCGGACTGCCGATGCATTACTGGTGGCCCTTGCCGCCACCGTCTCGACGGAGCCGTCGAGACGCCAGTCGAACGAACAGGCGCTCGTGCGCACGCTGGCGAATGCGCCCTCGCCGATCTCCAATCTGTTCCTGCTGGATACGGCGGGGACGCTGTTGGCCGCGGCCCGCACTTTGGGTCCCACTGGCGATTCAGTCCGTGCGTTCGCCAACCGCGGCTATTTCAATATCGTCCGGCAGGCACGCGGCCTCGTGGTCGGAGAGATCCGTCGGTCGATGGCGTTGGCTGATCGCCCATGGGTGGTGGTGCTCGCGCGCGCCATACCGGATGCGAGCGGACAATTCGCCGGCGTGGTGTCGCTGACGGTTCGACTGGACTCGCTGCTCAGCGCCACGCACATGGCCTCCAATCTCGGATCGCCGCTGGTGACGATCTTCGACAGCTCGGGCGTCGTGCTCGCCCTCAGCGAAGGGGCGGATTCCATCGTGGGGCAACAGCGCTTTCCGGCGGGTTCGCTGCACGACAGCAGCGGTTCGGGCGACCTACGCGATCTCGATGGTCAAATTCGACTGACCGGCTTCACACGCACCACGACGGCCCCGTGGATGATCCGCCTCGGCATGGTGCCCTCGGCGCGCGATGCGCGGTTGAACGCCGGCATGCGCGAAGATGCCGCGCTGCTCTTCCTTGCCATCAGTCTCGCCGTCCTGATGGCGTATCTGGTCGGGCTGCGCGTGACACAGCCCATCGCCGCGCTGGCCAACGCCGCGCGCGCCTTCGAGCGAGGCGAAACCGGCACGCGCGCCGTCGTGGCGGGCCCGCGCGAAATCCGACTGTTGGGCAGCGCCTTCAACCAGATGGCCGAAACCGTCGAGCGTCGCACGGCGGCGCTGGCCGATAGCGAGCGTCGGTATCGTTTTCTGTTTGACAGTAATCCGCTGCCAATGTGGGCGTGGGACGCAGACACGATGCAGATCATGGCGGTGAACGACGCGGCGGTCGAGACGTACGGGTACGAGCGGGATCTTTTCCAAAGCCTGCGCATCGACCGGTTGCTGGACCCGAGCGAACTGGAACGCTTCCGCGGTGCGCGACTGCCGTTCTCCGAAAATCGCCAGAATGCGGGCACATGGCTGCACCGGACGGCCAGCGGACGCCAGATCGAAATGGAAGTGGTCACGACCTCTTCGCGGCGTCTGGGCCGGGCGAGCTGGTTGTCGGTCGGGATTGATGTGACGGCGCGTCGGGAATCGGAACGTGCGCTGGCACGTAGCGAAGATCAATTGCGGCAGGTGCAGAAGATGGAAGCCATCGGCACGTTCGCCGGCGGCATCTCGCACGACTTCAACAACCTCCTCACCGGCATACTGGGCTACTGCGATCTTGCGCTCTCCGATCTGTCGGCGGACAGCGATACCTTCCGTGATATATCCGAAGTCCGCGCACTGGCCGTGCGCGGCAGTGATCTCACGCGGCAGATTCTCACGGTCAGCCGCAAGCAGGTCGTCCAGGTGGAGCGACTCGATCCCAACGAGGTCGTGCGTTCGCTCGATCGTCTGCTCCGTCGCATTGTTGGAGCGCATATCGACCTGGAAACACGGCTCAGCGACGCCGTCGGCACGATGCGCGCCGATGTCAGTCAACTTGAACAGGTCTTGCTCAACCTGACGTCGAATGCCCGCGATGCCATGCCGGACGGCGGCACGCTGCGCATTGCCACCCAGGTGGTGACCGCAGCGGACGCCACCGACCGGGAATTGTCGGCAGGTCATGGATGGATCCGGATCACGGTGAGCGACACCGGCGTGGGCATGCCCGCCGAAGTGCGCGCCCGCATTTTCGAACCGTTCTTCACCACCAAGGACCGCGGGAAGGGTACAGGGTTGGGACTGGCACTCGCGTACGCGATGGTCGAGCAGGCGGGCGGCATCGTACGCGTGGAAAGCGAGCCTGGCATGGGCACCACGTTTTCAATGTTCTTTCCCCGCCTCGATGCCGCGACGTCGCTTCCGGAATCGGACAACGCGCCGCCACCACTGCCGCGCGGCAGTGAGACTATTCTCTACGCTGAGGATGAGACCAGTGTGCGCAACGTCGCCACGGCCGTGCTCGAACGGCAGGGCTACCGCGTGCTGGAGGCAGCCAACGGCGAGTCGGCGATGGCGCTGTCGCGAGCGTTTCCCGGGCACATCGATCTGCTCCTGACCGATGTGGTGATGCCCGGCATGAGTGGACGGGAACTCGCCGAGACGATTCGTCGCCTGCGGCCCGGCATTCGCGTCATGTTTGCATCCGGCTATTCCGACGACGAAGCCTTGCTGGGCGACGTACGACAGAACCCGCAGACTTTCCTGCAGAAGCCGTTCGCCGTTCACGAATTGGTGCGCCGCGTGCGCGGTGCGCTCGACCTGTCATCTCACACGGAATAG
- a CDS encoding enoyl-[acyl-carrier-protein] reductase: MLSIDLTGKRALVAGVADDGGFGFAVAKAFAEAGASVCVATWPPALNIFLNLLERGRMDESRLMADGSLLDFERIYPLDALYDTLEEAPHDVRESKRYKEVGDFSIDGLARNLAADFGEQPLDILFHSLANGPEVKKPLLETSRAGYLSASSASAFSLVSLLQRLGPMMRPGGSVCSLTYMASERAIPGYGGGMSSAKAALESDTRVLAFEAGRKHGLRVNTISAGPYASRAASAIGIIETMVKYCTANSPLPETLTAWEVGTTAAFLASPLASGITAATVYVDKGYHAMGMAVAMPPGTELLSR, encoded by the coding sequence ATGCTTTCTATCGACCTGACTGGCAAGCGCGCCCTCGTTGCGGGCGTGGCGGATGATGGCGGATTCGGCTTTGCCGTCGCCAAGGCGTTCGCTGAAGCGGGCGCCTCGGTGTGCGTGGCCACGTGGCCCCCGGCGCTCAACATCTTCCTCAATCTGCTCGAGCGCGGACGAATGGACGAGTCGCGCCTCATGGCTGACGGCTCGCTGCTGGACTTCGAGCGCATCTATCCGCTCGACGCCCTGTACGACACGCTTGAGGAGGCGCCACATGATGTGCGCGAGTCCAAGCGGTACAAGGAGGTCGGTGATTTCTCCATCGACGGGCTGGCGCGGAATCTCGCAGCCGATTTCGGCGAGCAGCCGCTGGATATCCTGTTTCACTCCCTCGCCAACGGTCCCGAAGTCAAGAAGCCGTTGCTCGAGACCAGTCGCGCCGGGTATCTCTCGGCCTCAAGCGCCAGTGCGTTCTCCCTGGTGTCCCTGTTGCAGCGCCTTGGTCCGATGATGCGCCCCGGTGGCTCGGTGTGTTCGCTGACGTACATGGCCAGCGAGCGCGCGATCCCCGGCTATGGCGGGGGCATGTCGTCGGCCAAGGCGGCACTGGAAAGCGATACACGCGTGCTGGCGTTCGAGGCGGGTCGGAAACACGGCTTGCGCGTCAATACCATTTCGGCGGGCCCTTATGCGTCGCGTGCCGCCAGTGCCATCGGTATCATCGAGACGATGGTGAAATACTGCACCGCCAACTCGCCGCTGCCGGAAACGCTCACGGCGTGGGAGGTTGGCACCACCGCAGCGTTTCTGGCAAGTCCGCTGGCCAGCGGGATCACGGCGGCCACGGTCTATGTCGACAAGGGCTACCACGCGATGGGAATGGCCGTGGCCATGCCGCCCGGCACGGAACTGCTGAGTCGATAG
- a CDS encoding mannose-1-phosphate guanylyltransferase, giving the protein MTDPRNAGPFAEPTLIVEPIVEATPYDEPEPDPLIDSAQGLWAVVFAGGIGTRFWPLSTARRPKQILALVNERPLILDTILRLSPLVPAERILVVTSADIVDTLHDVIPEIPRSNMLVEPRPLGTAAALAWGAAEVARRAGPDTVVCALHADLSVASPDELQLAIRRAARIAAAEPVLVVIGARPTRCETGFGYLQTGAPLDPFVSRAEGGACRVEYFVEKPNAALADTLIERGALWNSGIFVWRAKVVLNELEQHARELARGLPLLATGDLEQFAENVTSISIDRGLLERSRQVVVLPAEFGWDDVGTWASLRRVRELDDTGNGVMGDAHCIDASGNVIHADGQCIVVYGISGMLVVSLNGLTFVTTLERATELGPLLNALPGSVRSNPGRM; this is encoded by the coding sequence ATGACTGATCCTCGCAATGCCGGACCGTTCGCGGAACCAACGCTCATTGTGGAGCCCATCGTCGAGGCGACTCCCTATGATGAGCCGGAGCCCGACCCGCTGATCGACTCGGCGCAGGGGCTCTGGGCCGTGGTGTTCGCCGGTGGGATCGGCACACGCTTCTGGCCGCTCAGCACCGCGCGCCGACCCAAGCAGATTCTGGCATTGGTCAACGAGCGACCGCTCATTCTGGATACCATTCTTCGCCTTTCACCACTGGTTCCCGCGGAGCGCATCCTCGTGGTCACCAGTGCCGACATTGTGGACACGCTGCATGACGTGATTCCGGAAATTCCACGATCCAACATGCTGGTTGAACCCAGGCCGCTGGGCACTGCGGCCGCCCTCGCGTGGGGAGCCGCCGAGGTGGCACGACGCGCTGGTCCGGACACGGTGGTTTGCGCGCTACACGCCGACCTGTCCGTGGCGTCTCCTGACGAGTTGCAGCTGGCGATTCGCCGCGCCGCACGCATCGCGGCCGCCGAGCCGGTGTTGGTCGTCATCGGAGCTCGACCCACGCGCTGTGAGACCGGCTTCGGGTATCTGCAGACCGGCGCGCCACTCGACCCTTTCGTCTCACGCGCGGAAGGCGGCGCCTGTCGCGTCGAGTACTTCGTCGAAAAGCCGAACGCCGCGTTGGCCGACACGCTGATTGAGCGCGGGGCGCTGTGGAACAGCGGGATCTTCGTGTGGCGCGCCAAGGTGGTGCTCAACGAACTTGAGCAACATGCGCGGGAGCTCGCACGCGGACTGCCCCTGCTGGCCACCGGCGACCTGGAGCAATTCGCGGAAAACGTCACGTCCATCTCCATCGACCGCGGACTGCTCGAACGCAGCCGGCAAGTGGTCGTGTTGCCGGCGGAGTTCGGATGGGACGACGTGGGAACCTGGGCCTCGTTGCGGCGTGTGCGGGAACTGGACGACACGGGCAACGGCGTCATGGGCGACGCGCACTGTATCGACGCGTCTGGCAACGTCATTCATGCCGATGGGCAGTGCATCGTGGTCTACGGGATCTCCGGGATGCTCGTGGTGTCGCTGAATGGGCTCACATTCGTCACCACGCTTGAGCGCGCCACCGAACTCGGTCCGCTGCTCAATGCGTTGCCGGGAAGCGTTCGATCAAATCCCGGCAGAATGTGA
- a CDS encoding enoyl-CoA hydratase/isomerase family protein — translation MTDTSHLLIDTSADGVRTITLNRPDRLNAVNPRLAEELPLAMHDAAADDAVRVVVLTGSGRGFCAGLDLAELVPIDVGTRVLRLDPYYWVGRWVLSIVTCEKPVIAAVNGAAAGAGFGLALACDLRLVQSDAKCTAGYVRRGLSPDAGVSWMLPRLVGHARAMDIVLTGRDVTANEAERIGLATAVYAAETFASSVAAYASLLAAGPPIALALTKRLMMESSSASLEAQLREELVHIKTCFGTADVKEAMLAFREKRLPVFR, via the coding sequence GTGACCGACACTTCACACCTGCTCATCGACACCTCGGCCGACGGCGTTCGCACCATCACGCTCAATCGCCCCGACCGGTTGAATGCGGTAAATCCGCGGTTGGCCGAGGAGTTGCCGCTGGCGATGCATGACGCGGCGGCTGACGACGCGGTGCGCGTGGTGGTGCTCACGGGCAGCGGCCGAGGATTTTGCGCCGGTCTCGATCTCGCCGAATTGGTTCCGATCGACGTGGGCACGCGCGTGTTGCGCTTGGATCCGTATTACTGGGTTGGCCGCTGGGTACTGAGCATCGTGACGTGTGAGAAGCCGGTCATTGCGGCCGTCAACGGTGCGGCGGCTGGCGCTGGTTTCGGGTTGGCGCTGGCGTGCGACCTGCGGTTGGTACAGTCCGATGCCAAGTGCACGGCCGGCTACGTGCGTCGCGGTCTGTCTCCTGACGCGGGAGTCAGCTGGATGCTGCCGCGACTGGTGGGACATGCGCGCGCGATGGATATCGTGCTCACGGGACGGGACGTGACGGCGAACGAAGCGGAGCGCATCGGCTTGGCCACGGCCGTGTATGCGGCGGAGACATTCGCGTCGAGTGTGGCGGCCTATGCTTCGCTGCTGGCGGCCGGTCCGCCGATCGCCCTGGCGCTTACCAAGCGACTGATGATGGAGAGTTCAAGCGCCAGCCTTGAGGCGCAGCTTCGGGAAGAGCTGGTGCACATCAAGACCTGTTTCGGCACGGCCGATGTGAAGGAAGCGATGCTGGCGTTTCGTGAGAAGCGATTGCCGGTGTTTCGCTGA
- a CDS encoding Nramp family divalent metal transporter, translated as MTSTGRLARFWRTLGPGLITGAADDDPSGIATYSLAGAQFGTGLLWLPIISWPLMWAVQYSCARIGMVTGRGLMASLRRRYPRPVLVAVCLALFLANGINIGADLAGMADGAELLTGVDSHIWVILFGFGIMFGTVRLRYRQMARVLKWLSLVLVAYVITALISNPDWSSILHDMLTPRWPRSSEGWAMVVAIFGTTISPYLFFWQASEEVEEEKAEGRLGHQRFGASAADLSARSRDVATGAFAATLTMFFIMLTTALTLHAHGITHPTTTKEVASALEPLAGRAAMLLYTIGLLGTGALAIPTLAGATAYAVAELLTLRQGIDERFHRAPAFYAIVLASIAGAVIMDFLHISVVRALFWTAVINGLLAPLLLVAIARTSADRDVMHQQPSSRVVQSLVWSAATIMTIAAVLMFVL; from the coding sequence GTGACCAGCACCGGCCGGCTCGCCCGCTTCTGGCGCACACTCGGCCCGGGGTTGATCACGGGCGCCGCCGACGACGACCCGTCGGGCATCGCCACGTACTCGCTGGCGGGCGCCCAGTTCGGCACCGGTCTCCTGTGGTTGCCCATCATCTCCTGGCCATTGATGTGGGCGGTCCAGTATTCCTGCGCGCGCATCGGGATGGTCACCGGGCGCGGCCTCATGGCGTCATTGCGGCGGCGCTATCCCCGACCGGTACTCGTTGCCGTGTGCCTCGCCCTGTTCCTCGCAAACGGCATCAACATCGGCGCCGACCTGGCCGGGATGGCCGATGGCGCCGAATTGTTGACCGGCGTGGACTCGCACATCTGGGTGATCCTGTTTGGGTTCGGGATCATGTTCGGCACCGTGCGGCTGCGATATCGGCAAATGGCGCGGGTGCTCAAGTGGCTATCGCTGGTATTGGTCGCGTACGTGATCACGGCGCTCATCTCAAACCCCGACTGGTCGTCAATCCTGCACGACATGCTCACGCCGCGCTGGCCCCGCTCGTCTGAGGGGTGGGCCATGGTGGTGGCCATCTTCGGGACAACCATCTCGCCCTATCTGTTCTTCTGGCAGGCGTCGGAGGAAGTGGAGGAAGAAAAGGCCGAAGGGCGACTGGGGCACCAGCGGTTCGGCGCGTCGGCGGCCGACCTGAGCGCGCGCTCCCGCGATGTCGCGACCGGTGCCTTCGCCGCGACGCTCACGATGTTCTTCATCATGCTCACCACGGCGCTTACGCTGCACGCGCACGGCATCACGCACCCGACGACCACCAAGGAAGTAGCCAGTGCGCTCGAACCATTGGCCGGGCGCGCCGCGATGCTGCTCTACACGATCGGGCTGCTCGGAACCGGGGCGTTGGCCATCCCGACGCTGGCGGGGGCCACGGCCTATGCCGTCGCGGAGCTCCTCACGCTGCGGCAAGGCATTGATGAACGATTCCACCGCGCGCCGGCCTTCTACGCGATCGTGCTCGCGTCAATTGCCGGCGCGGTCATCATGGATTTCCTGCACATCAGCGTCGTGCGCGCCCTGTTCTGGACCGCCGTCATCAACGGCCTGCTGGCACCACTGCTGTTGGTGGCGATTGCCAGAACCAGCGCCGACCGTGACGTGATGCACCAACAGCCCTCCAGTCGAGTCGTGCAGTCGCTGGTATGGTCGGCCGCGACGATCATGACCATCGCGGCGGTGCTGATGTTCGTACTGTAG
- a CDS encoding SRPBCC family protein, translated as MSAMVAVVLALVVGGLATPRHHTVSRSMTLPVASEVVWAAIRDVARYGEWRQELEDADLVDTDQPQVRWRETTTRGSITFGVVHEEAPHRMVARILDDDLPFTGEWTWQLAPAGNSTRVSITERGSVGNPVFRFISAHFLGHTKSIDRYLRSLAQRFDTHDVTIDDGTPV; from the coding sequence ATGAGCGCGATGGTTGCCGTCGTCCTGGCGCTGGTGGTGGGCGGGCTGGCCACGCCGCGACACCATACCGTGTCGCGCTCCATGACGCTTCCCGTTGCGTCGGAAGTGGTGTGGGCCGCCATTCGCGACGTTGCCCGCTACGGGGAGTGGCGACAGGAACTTGAGGACGCTGACCTGGTGGACACCGATCAACCGCAGGTGCGCTGGCGGGAAACGACCACGCGCGGGTCGATCACCTTCGGCGTGGTGCACGAGGAGGCACCGCATCGGATGGTCGCGCGAATACTCGACGACGACCTGCCGTTCACGGGCGAATGGACGTGGCAGCTTGCACCGGCAGGAAACAGCACGCGCGTCAGTATTACTGAGCGCGGCAGCGTTGGGAATCCGGTGTTCCGCTTCATCAGCGCGCACTTCCTGGGCCACACGAAGTCCATCGACCGCTACCTCCGTAGTCTGGCGCAACGCTTCGACACGCACGACGTCACGATCGACGACGGCACGCCCGTGTGA
- a CDS encoding DUF2007 domain-containing protein, protein MARRARYVRSMGQAMMVIRQYLNEMEALVARSVLEAHEIPAVVLRDDAGGMLPAMHILYPVRLAVPVRDASEALRILDAPFDDTAFGDVGLGDPDETGLP, encoded by the coding sequence GTGGCGCGTCGTGCACGATATGTTCGCAGCATGGGTCAGGCGATGATGGTCATCCGGCAGTACCTGAACGAGATGGAAGCACTCGTCGCGCGTAGCGTGCTCGAAGCTCACGAGATCCCGGCCGTCGTGTTGCGTGACGACGCCGGCGGCATGCTGCCCGCCATGCACATTCTCTATCCGGTTCGACTGGCCGTACCCGTACGCGACGCCAGCGAGGCGCTGCGTATCCTCGACGCGCCGTTCGATGACACCGCCTTTGGCGACGTCGGTCTGGGTGATCCCGACGAGACCGGGTTGCCATGA
- a CDS encoding threonylcarbamoyl-AMP synthase, which produces MSCTVLPVDPVHPDPASIARAVEVLAAGELLAFPTETVYGLGASALDAEAVARIFAAKGRPAWNPVIAHVADVSGARALTSVWPKEAQRLADAFWPGPLTIILPRHARVPEIVTAGRDAVGVRVPAHPVALALLRAFNGPIAAPSANRFTRVSPTTAAHVADSLGDRVSCILDGGPCTVGIESTVVDLSGSTPTVLRPGMITRAQLAAVLERPVDVATVRVAADGASTDSQRSPGMSDRHYAPAADTWLFDPAQPAEIVAALASARDRVGVGRVVALLMQQPLRDALGLTPDDVVVPMPQDPEAYARALYSALHAADARGAVIVIIERPPETEAWSAIRDRLARATR; this is translated from the coding sequence ATGTCGTGCACGGTCCTGCCGGTTGATCCCGTCCACCCCGACCCCGCCAGTATTGCGCGCGCCGTCGAGGTGCTGGCGGCTGGTGAGTTACTCGCCTTTCCCACCGAAACGGTCTACGGACTTGGCGCTTCCGCCCTCGATGCCGAGGCCGTGGCCCGCATCTTTGCGGCCAAGGGGCGTCCGGCGTGGAATCCGGTCATCGCACACGTGGCCGATGTGTCAGGGGCGCGTGCCCTGACCTCCGTGTGGCCGAAGGAGGCGCAGCGTCTCGCGGATGCATTCTGGCCGGGTCCCCTCACCATCATCCTGCCCAGACATGCGCGTGTCCCGGAGATCGTCACGGCCGGGCGGGACGCGGTCGGGGTTCGCGTCCCGGCGCACCCGGTGGCTCTGGCGCTTTTGCGCGCGTTCAACGGTCCCATTGCCGCGCCGAGTGCGAACCGGTTCACGCGGGTGTCCCCCACCACGGCGGCGCATGTCGCTGATTCACTCGGCGATCGAGTATCGTGTATCCTCGACGGTGGCCCCTGCACGGTGGGTATTGAAAGCACCGTCGTCGACCTTTCCGGGTCGACGCCTACAGTTCTGCGGCCGGGGATGATCACGCGCGCGCAGCTGGCCGCGGTGCTCGAGCGCCCGGTGGATGTGGCCACGGTTCGGGTCGCTGCCGACGGTGCATCCACAGACAGCCAGCGTTCCCCTGGCATGTCCGACCGGCATTACGCGCCTGCCGCCGACACCTGGCTGTTCGACCCCGCACAACCAGCGGAGATCGTCGCGGCGTTGGCCTCAGCGCGGGACCGCGTCGGCGTCGGCCGAGTGGTGGCGCTGCTGATGCAACAACCGCTGCGCGACGCGCTCGGGCTGACACCTGACGACGTGGTGGTGCCAATGCCGCAGGATCCGGAGGCCTACGCGCGTGCCCTGTACAGCGCGCTGCATGCCGCCGATGCCCGTGGCGCCGTGATCGTGATCATCGAGCGCCCCCCGGAGACGGAGGCGTGGAGTGCCATTCGCGATCGACTCGCCCGCGCCACCCGTTGA
- a CDS encoding SDR family oxidoreductase encodes MTMPAFAGSVVLITGASRGIGAELARQFAAAGARVALGARDSVRLEQVAEECRQRGGEALVVHGDVGVEGECRHLVEATVAHYGRLDILINNAGIGASGRFEDVTDLTIFETLMRVNYLGSVWCTAHALPHLKRSRGRLVAISSLTGLVGVPKRSAYAATKHAVAGFFDSLRIELADSGVSVTVVYPGFVLSEINVHALAPDGRPFGERAYKRTPVESMATEECCRLILNATARRDRDLVMTWRGKVGRLLKLISPALVDGLARRTIEKRQ; translated from the coding sequence ATGACGATGCCCGCATTCGCCGGGAGTGTCGTGCTCATCACCGGTGCATCGCGCGGCATCGGGGCGGAACTCGCCCGGCAGTTCGCGGCGGCGGGGGCGCGCGTGGCTCTGGGGGCACGCGATAGTGTCCGACTCGAACAGGTCGCCGAGGAGTGTCGGCAGCGCGGCGGCGAGGCGCTGGTCGTTCACGGTGATGTCGGCGTGGAGGGCGAATGCCGCCACCTCGTCGAGGCCACGGTCGCCCATTATGGGCGACTCGATATCCTGATCAACAACGCGGGCATCGGGGCCAGTGGGCGATTCGAAGACGTCACCGATTTGACGATCTTTGAGACCCTGATGCGCGTCAACTACCTGGGCAGCGTCTGGTGTACCGCGCACGCGCTGCCCCATTTGAAGCGATCGCGCGGTCGTCTGGTCGCGATTTCCAGTCTGACCGGACTCGTGGGTGTTCCCAAACGCAGTGCGTACGCGGCCACCAAGCATGCCGTCGCGGGCTTCTTCGACTCGCTGCGCATCGAACTCGCCGACAGCGGCGTCAGTGTGACGGTGGTCTACCCGGGCTTCGTGCTCTCGGAAATCAATGTGCATGCCCTGGCCCCCGACGGGCGTCCATTCGGTGAGCGGGCCTACAAGCGCACGCCGGTGGAATCGATGGCCACTGAGGAGTGCTGTCGATTGATCCTCAATGCCACGGCGCGGCGCGACCGCGATCTGGTGATGACGTGGCGCGGGAAAGTCGGGCGACTGCTCAAGCTGATTTCGCCCGCGCTCGTTGATGGGTTGGCGCGCCGCACGATCGAAAAACGGCAGTAG
- a CDS encoding 2'-5' RNA ligase family protein, which yields MAVSFGIFILAELPGEAGEQVRILQQRYDPKLARLTPPHVTLAGSSGVGSIPTDTPVDRIRDALAPIAASTAPMSLEFRPPHRFMQTEIVSLPLDPHGPLRALHERIARSGLPFRRARFQFSPHCTLSFYPTLTPQHERELLSVRVDAPARIERLQIYLTRDPQPSRKLLELELTGGTTAG from the coding sequence ATGGCTGTGTCGTTCGGAATTTTCATTCTCGCAGAACTGCCGGGCGAGGCGGGCGAGCAGGTTCGTATCCTGCAGCAGCGCTATGACCCCAAGTTGGCGCGCCTCACACCGCCGCATGTGACGTTGGCGGGGTCATCCGGAGTCGGGTCGATCCCCACCGACACGCCGGTTGACCGAATCCGGGACGCACTGGCTCCCATTGCCGCCAGCACCGCGCCGATGTCTCTGGAATTCCGTCCACCACACCGGTTCATGCAGACGGAAATCGTCTCGCTGCCGCTCGATCCCCACGGTCCGTTGCGCGCGCTGCACGAGCGGATCGCGCGCTCCGGCCTGCCGTTTCGTCGCGCGCGGTTCCAGTTCTCGCCGCATTGCACGCTGAGTTTCTATCCCACCCTGACGCCGCAGCATGAGCGCGAGTTGCTGTCCGTGCGGGTCGACGCGCCGGCCCGTATCGAACGCCTGCAGATCTATCTCACCCGCGATCCGCAGCCGTCGCGAAAGCTGCTGGAGCTGGAGCTGACTGGCGGCACGACGGCGGGGTGA